The Rahnella aquatilis CIP 78.65 = ATCC 33071 genomic sequence GCAGGTAACGTGAAATCAGCACATCATCAAAGCCAATCAGCGAAATTTCGCCCGGCACATCAATACTGTTATCGCTTAATACCGATAACGCACCGGCGGCCATCGGGTCGTTGTAGCAGGTCACTGCTGTAAATCCTTTGCCCAATCCCAGTAAATCGGCCATGGCTTTTTCGCCACCGATTTCATCGGGTTGCGCGTACGCAATCAGCTTGTCATCCACCGGAATGTTGTGTTCGGTGAGGGCGTCGATATAGCCCTGAAGCCGGTCGCTGGCATCGGAAATGCCGTGGTTGGAACATAAAATCGCGATGCGCTGATGGCCGGCCTGAATGAGGTGGCGCGTCGCCAGCCAGGAACCGTAGCGGTCATCGAGTGCAATACAGCGCTGTTCGAAACCCGGCAACGTGCGGTTAATCAGCACCATGCCGGGGATTTGCTGCATCAGGCTGGTCAGCTCATCTTCCGGCAGCATTTTGGCGTGAACCACTAACGCCGCACAGCGGTGACGGATCAGTTGCTCAATGGCCTGACGTTCTTTTTCAACGTTATGGTAGCCGTTACCAATCAGCAAAAAATTGCCAGTGGCGTACGCGACCTGTTCAACGGCTTTGACCATCGCGCCGAAAAAAGGGTCGGAAACATCGGCCACGATCAGCCCCAGCGTTTCGGTTGCCTGTTGGGCAAGGGCACGGGCGTTGGCATTCGGATGATATTGCAGATGTTGCATGGCGTTCTGTACGGCTTCCCGCGAACTGTCACTGGCTTTCGGGGAATGGTTAATCACGCGTGAAACGGTCGCAACCGATACGCCTGCCAGTTTTGCTACATCCTTAATCGTTGCCATAACACTTCCATTTTCCGTGAGGGTAATCGTTTACACTGACCAGTTTTGCGGAAAAGACCGGTGGCTGCAAGGATGCTGATCGCAACTTTTTGATGTAAGCGCGATGTAACGGGAAAAGATCGTGCAGCTTTTACGCCCCGCCCTGCGAAAGGGCGGCGGGAGCGGGGTAAATGGCGAAACGCTGGACCACGTAAACGCCATTCCTCTTGCCTCTGTCTACACCTTTCCTTCTTCCTTAATCCACTGCATAAAATCATCGATAAACACTCTTGTTTTAAGCGGCAGCAGTTTATTGGGCAGGGTGATGGCGTAGGTGTTGCGCGGCAGGGGATTCTCCACCCGCCATTCAGGCAAGACGCGACGCAATTTACCATTAGCGATATAGCGGTTGGCGATGAAAGTAGGGATCAGCGCAATGCCGACACCTTGCAAGATGGCATCAATCATGGCGTCACTGTTATTGATCATCAGCCGTGGAACCAGCGTCACGGTCTCCATGATTTCATTGTGCCAGAAACGCCATGGACCGCGAAATTGCCGTTCATCGGGGAAAAAAATATTGTGTTTGATGAGCCCTGCCGGGAAATCCGGCAGCGCTTCGTCGTAATCCGCAGCACAAACCAATACGTAATCAATAGGCATCAGGGCACGGGCGACCATATTCTCCGGCGGGCTTTCGGTGACGCGCAGTGCCAGATCGTAAGCGTCCTGCGTCAGATTCGTGACCCGATCGGTCAGCGACAGCTCGACGTTTATTTCGGGATAGCGGCGTAAAAATCCGGGCAAAAAGGGTGTGAGAAGGATCTTACCGAGTGTGTTAGGCGCGGTGATGCGCAAAACACCCTGAGGAGTATCACTGAAGCTATCAGCCCGGGAGAAAAGTGTCTGCGTAGCCGATAGCACCGTCAGCGCCTGCTGGTAAATTTCCAGTCCGACCTCGGTTATGGCGACAGAGCGGGTCGAGCGGGTAAATAGCACCACATTGAGGCGCTTCTCCAGCCGGTCAATCATCCTGCTCACCGAAGAGGGTGCCAGCGAAGTCTCCCGTCCTGCCGAAGAAAAACTCCCTTTTTCAACCACCTGGATAAAAACGGACAAACTGGGAAGTAGTTCGGCTAACTCATTTGTGCTTTTCACGCATAGCTCTTTTGTTTCTGGAATATCTATCCAAATTATCATCAAGCCGTATGATGTTCAACAGAGGCAATCTCTGGTGAGAATTGGCCATAATAGTCAATTTATTTAATGGGTTAGCTATGTCAGACCAAACGGTTATTGAACGGATACGCCAGCACGATGTGCTGAATGTTGGAGTTAGTCTGGGTTTTAAAGGTTTGTCGTTTCGTAATGTATTGCACAATTGCTGGGAAGGGTTCGACATTGATTTAGCCCGTGCGGTAGCGGTGGCAGTATTAGGTGATGTCGGAAAAATTCATTATATGCCATTGCAGTCCGGTGACCGGTTTCGGGCGCTGCGTGACGGAGTGATTGACCTGGGGTCATTTAATTCCAGCATTACCTTCCAGCGTGAAGCAGAGTCAGACGTCAGTTTTGTTCATCCGATGCTGTTTGATGGCGAAGTGCTGATGACGCCGGCGAGTAATTTGCTCGAACCCGTTGAACAGGCATTGTATACCCGCGAGCGCCGGATAGCGGCCATGCGCGGATCCACCACCGAAGAGAACCTGAAACGTTACTTTGGACATTTAAATCTCTCCTGCGAGATCCGACTGTTTGATTCGCCTACTCAGGCCCGTCAGGCTTATCAGCAAGGTGAATGCAATATCTACTGTCTCGATTCCTATTTGCTGGCCGGCGAACGTGCTCAGCTGCAAGACAAAGAAGCGCATATTATCTTGCAGGATCGCATCTCGCTGGAAGCCATGTCACCTGCTGTGTCCTCTCATGACACGCAGTGGCTGAAAGCAGTGACCTGGATCATGCGTACGCTGATAGAAGCGGAAAACTTACAGGTCACCAGCAAAAACATTCTTGAAATGAGTCAGGAGGCGACGGGTTACCTGCACACCTTCCTTTACCCGTCAGAGCAGCATTGTAAAAATCTGGGGCTGCGTCCTGATTTTATCCGCGCGATCATTCATCAGGTGGGCAATTACGGGGAAATATTCCAGCGTAATTTGGGCAAATACTCAGAGCTTAACCAGCCGCGCCGGGATAATAATTTATGGTCACAAGGGGGAATGCTGTATTCGCCTTTATTCATCTGATATCTGATTTATACAGACCCTTTTAATAACAATTTTTTGTGCGTTTATCATTTTAATATTTCTTTGGCAGGAACATCATGAGTGAGTTATTGGCAGAAAAACAGCAAGAGATAGTATTGTCCGGTTCAGTAAAAAATAATTTCGGTTATTTAGAGACGCAGCCTGATAGTGTCGATTTTAGCATTATCAAGAATATTATTCTGCACGGTCATCATCAGGGTAATGTTCTGTATATCATCCGTAATTTTGCGAATAAAAAAATCTGTCAGGATGTGGCTGAAAACTTTAATCAGATGGTCAATCGCAACGGGGGCGGAAACCGCGCCGATGACGGTTTTGTTCTGACCAATCAGATTGGCGCCACGCAGTTTTCACGTAACGGTGAAAACTATATGGCGGAAGTGAACCGGGTCAACGCCAGTGTGGCAGAACTGATGTCCGTCGCGGACAGTTATGCCACCGAATCGCTGTTCCTCAACCGCACGCTGGAAGATTTATTCCTTGATGAAGGCATCCATTTTGGTCCGGCGCGTTATAAGAATTCTTACGCCTGTTTTGCCACGTTCCGTCGCTGGCTGGATAACGGTGTCATGTCGCTGATGCCGCATGAAGACCGCGCCCAGCTTAAGTTTGCGCAGCAGGATGATTTTGAAATTGCCGATGCCATGACGGTGACCGCGTTTAATGTGTGCCTGGAAGCGGCGCAGGGCGGTGGCGAATTGAAAATGTGGAACCTGGATCCGGATGAGCCATGCCGGGCCCGCTTTGGCGTGACGGACACCGGTTATCCCTATCCTCCGCACCTGTTGCAGGGCGTGGAATCACTCTCCGTGCGGCTGAATGCCGGGGATATTTACTTCATGAACGCCTGCCATCTGCACGGCGTCAGCAGCGTGAGTCAGGGAAGTCGCCTGACGGCCGGGCGCTTTATTGGCAGACTGAATAATAGCAAAGTGGTGTACTGGACCTAGCGGAAGTGAATTAATCATGGTGATTCATTCTCTCTTTGTCCTGAATTAATAACGAGTCTTATATGGAATATGTTAATCATCTTGCGGCCGGGGGATATGCATTTATTCCCGGCAGTTATTATCAAACGTTGCCTGATGTAAATTACGCGAATAAAGATAATTTTCTTTCTGAACTTGAACAGTTAAAACTGGCGTATGAACAACTGACGCTGGACCCTTATTCTGCGGGAAATCGCTGGCGCGGTTATGCGCAATGCCGTCGCAATCCGCAGGGTGAACTCAGTTTTGGTCATTTTACGGAATATAAGCAAACTAAAAAATACAATCCGGATACCGGCGGTATTGTTCGCCATTATCCTTTGCTGCCCGAAAATATTACCGCTAACCGCCTGATGCAGGCGATTTTGCAGGATGACATCGCTTTTGTTGAAGCCTACGGGCGTATCGGGCCAATGGAAGAACTGAGTGTCGGCATTCATTTATTCCGCTATGAAGCGCAGTGCGATGCGCCCGCGTACAGCTCACCCGTCTGGCTGCATAAAGATGATGAGGATGTGGTGTTTGTTCACCTGATCCATGCCTCCGCCAACATGCTGGGGGGCGACAATCTGATTGCCCCGAACCCTAAAAATATTGAGCGGGTGCTGCGCCTCGAGGCGCTATTCGACACGCTGGTGGTCAATCACGACAAATACCATGCTGTGACACCCATCGGCTGCCGCCAGCCGGGGGAGACGGCACTGCGTGACATCATTCTGGTAACGTTCCAGCGCACGATGAGGGAAGCAGCATGAGCCTGAAACATAAAGCATTTATCACGGGTGCCTCCAGTGGTATCGGTCAGTCGATGGTGGCGGCCTATCTGGCTGCCGGTTATGCGGTAGAGGGCATTGACTGTTCCCCGTCCGTTTTCGCCAATGAACCTGACTACGTTCATCACCAGCTGGATATTACCGATTCAGTGCGCCTGGATGGCGTGTTTGAAGCAGCAGAATACGCCAGCGATAACAATGTCTTAATAAACTGCGCCGGTACACGTGAAATCTGCCGTATCGATGAATTATCCCTCTCACTGTGGGAACGTGTTTTTGCCGTCAACGTGACCGCCAGTTTTGTTGCCGGACGTGCATTCTGTCAGCAACTGGTTCGCCATAACCTGCCGGGCAATGCCGTCAATATCGCCTCGGTTTCCGGCCTGATGGGCGAGCCTGACCGCACCGCCTATGTCTCTTCAAAGCACGCCGTGATCGGCCTGACGAAACAGCTGGCGCTGGAATACGGCAAACACCACATCCGGGTGAATGCCATTGCGCCCGGCGTTATCCGCACACCGCTCACTGAACCCTACTATGACAACCCGGCACAGATGGAGAAGATCCAGCGGGGTCAGTTCCTGCCTGTGCTGGGCGAAACGCAGGATGTGGCACAAGCGGCAATGTATCTCACCTCTTCTGATGCGCGATTTGTGACCGGCTCCACGCTGGTGATCGATGGCGGCTGGACGATTGGTAAAGACCTTTAATCCGATGGCCGGCATAACGGCCACAACTGACTTGCAGGAGTTTTATTATGAACAACACCTATATTTTGATCCTTGGCGGCGAGTTTGCTTTACGTGAGCGTGTGCTGGCGGGGGCGTTACGTGCCTCAGGAGGAATGCGGGTACTGACAATGGCAAAAAACCGTACCACGCCGACAATCAAATTTTTCGACGGCTTTTTACCGGGGGATGTCGCCGATGCAGAAGCTGTGCTGCGTGCTGTGCAGGCTCATCAACAGGAAACCGGTGAAACCCCTGCGGCGGTGATCCCGATGAATGATTTCACCGTGCGCGCCGCCAGCCTGCTGACGGAGCATTACCCGCTTTACGGCAATGATTGCCAGACAATCACTAACTGCCGTGACAAATTTGTGATGAAGCAGATCCTGCAAGCTGCGGGTCTGCCGGTGCCGCGTTTCGCTGCGTTTCGCACCCTCACTGAACTGAAAAAACTGATCGCGGAGTTCGGTCTGCCGGTGGTGATTAAACCCCGTGAACTGGC encodes the following:
- the galR gene encoding HTH-type transcriptional regulator GalR; the encoded protein is MATIKDVAKLAGVSVATVSRVINHSPKASDSSREAVQNAMQHLQYHPNANARALAQQATETLGLIVADVSDPFFGAMVKAVEQVAYATGNFLLIGNGYHNVEKERQAIEQLIRHRCAALVVHAKMLPEDELTSLMQQIPGMVLINRTLPGFEQRCIALDDRYGSWLATRHLIQAGHQRIAILCSNHGISDASDRLQGYIDALTEHNIPVDDKLIAYAQPDEIGGEKAMADLLGLGKGFTAVTCYNDPMAAGALSVLSDNSIDVPGEISLIGFDDVLISRYLRPRLTTVRYPVVAMANQAAQLALALANGQPLPETTHMFSPTLVRRHSVSGPSNT
- a CDS encoding LysR family transcriptional regulator; this translates as MKSTNELAELLPSLSVFIQVVEKGSFSSAGRETSLAPSSVSRMIDRLEKRLNVVLFTRSTRSVAITEVGLEIYQQALTVLSATQTLFSRADSFSDTPQGVLRITAPNTLGKILLTPFLPGFLRRYPEINVELSLTDRVTNLTQDAYDLALRVTESPPENMVARALMPIDYVLVCAADYDEALPDFPAGLIKHNIFFPDERQFRGPWRFWHNEIMETVTLVPRLMINNSDAMIDAILQGVGIALIPTFIANRYIANGKLRRVLPEWRVENPLPRNTYAITLPNKLLPLKTRVFIDDFMQWIKEEGKV
- a CDS encoding transporter substrate-binding domain-containing protein — translated: MSDQTVIERIRQHDVLNVGVSLGFKGLSFRNVLHNCWEGFDIDLARAVAVAVLGDVGKIHYMPLQSGDRFRALRDGVIDLGSFNSSITFQREAESDVSFVHPMLFDGEVLMTPASNLLEPVEQALYTRERRIAAMRGSTTEENLKRYFGHLNLSCEIRLFDSPTQARQAYQQGECNIYCLDSYLLAGERAQLQDKEAHIILQDRISLEAMSPAVSSHDTQWLKAVTWIMRTLIEAENLQVTSKNILEMSQEATGYLHTFLYPSEQHCKNLGLRPDFIRAIIHQVGNYGEIFQRNLGKYSELNQPRRDNNLWSQGGMLYSPLFI
- the hilA gene encoding L-isoleucine 3(1)-dioxygenase, translating into MSELLAEKQQEIVLSGSVKNNFGYLETQPDSVDFSIIKNIILHGHHQGNVLYIIRNFANKKICQDVAENFNQMVNRNGGGNRADDGFVLTNQIGATQFSRNGENYMAEVNRVNASVAELMSVADSYATESLFLNRTLEDLFLDEGIHFGPARYKNSYACFATFRRWLDNGVMSLMPHEDRAQLKFAQQDDFEIADAMTVTAFNVCLEAAQGGGELKMWNLDPDEPCRARFGVTDTGYPYPPHLLQGVESLSVRLNAGDIYFMNACHLHGVSSVSQGSRLTAGRFIGRLNNSKVVYWT
- the hilB gene encoding 3(1)-hydroxy-L-isoleucine 4-dioxygenase HilB — translated: MEYVNHLAAGGYAFIPGSYYQTLPDVNYANKDNFLSELEQLKLAYEQLTLDPYSAGNRWRGYAQCRRNPQGELSFGHFTEYKQTKKYNPDTGGIVRHYPLLPENITANRLMQAILQDDIAFVEAYGRIGPMEELSVGIHLFRYEAQCDAPAYSSPVWLHKDDEDVVFVHLIHASANMLGGDNLIAPNPKNIERVLRLEALFDTLVVNHDKYHAVTPIGCRQPGETALRDIILVTFQRTMREAA
- a CDS encoding SDR family NAD(P)-dependent oxidoreductase gives rise to the protein MSLKHKAFITGASSGIGQSMVAAYLAAGYAVEGIDCSPSVFANEPDYVHHQLDITDSVRLDGVFEAAEYASDNNVLINCAGTREICRIDELSLSLWERVFAVNVTASFVAGRAFCQQLVRHNLPGNAVNIASVSGLMGEPDRTAYVSSKHAVIGLTKQLALEYGKHHIRVNAIAPGVIRTPLTEPYYDNPAQMEKIQRGQFLPVLGETQDVAQAAMYLTSSDARFVTGSTLVIDGGWTIGKDL